One genomic region from Candidatus Zixiibacteriota bacterium encodes:
- a CDS encoding tetratricopeptide repeat protein: MNWWKDNRFDKKLNERHNEVLGEIDGSTKKILTKSGQNNEKILAHIDQKFASLTQITKVEIRELPISELGKKELEDASDLLAEGDPKGAIIALADETHIVRELKELSINMAYRHFLRGNAYADLVQWNDSLESFNQATNYKSDFSEAWSNRGIVLSKLGRHEEAIESYDTALRHKGDYAEAWSNRGNVLSNLDRHEEAIESYDTALRHKGDYAGAWYNRGYVLSILGRHEEAIESYDTALRHKGDYAGAWCNRGNVLSILGRHQEAFESYDAALRHKGDLAEAWCNRGIVLSKLGRHEEAIESYDAALRHKGDFAEAWGNRGNALRELGRHDEAVKSYDTALCHRPDYAIAWANRGVALSKLGRHQEAMYSFQKSLEVAPADWLYQENVKKEIEIVRKKLGNI, from the coding sequence TTGAATTGGTGGAAAGATAATCGCTTCGACAAAAAATTAAATGAACGCCACAACGAAGTGCTGGGGGAAATCGACGGGAGCACTAAGAAGATACTGACGAAGAGCGGTCAGAACAATGAAAAGATATTAGCCCATATCGATCAGAAGTTCGCCAGCCTGACTCAAATTACGAAAGTAGAGATCCGAGAGTTACCAATCAGTGAATTGGGTAAGAAAGAGCTTGAAGACGCTTCGGACCTGCTTGCCGAAGGTGACCCTAAAGGAGCAATCATAGCTCTTGCGGATGAAACACACATTGTGAGGGAGCTTAAGGAACTCTCTATTAATATGGCGTATCGTCATTTCCTGCGCGGAAACGCCTACGCCGACCTTGTGCAATGGAACGATTCTCTCGAAAGCTTCAACCAGGCAACAAACTACAAATCAGACTTCTCCGAAGCATGGAGCAACCGCGGCATTGTGCTCAGTAAACTGGGACGTCATGAAGAAGCCATTGAAAGCTATGATACCGCACTACGTCATAAAGGGGATTACGCCGAAGCATGGAGCAACCGCGGCAATGTGCTCAGTAACCTGGATCGTCATGAAGAAGCCATTGAAAGCTATGATACCGCACTACGTCATAAAGGGGATTACGCCGGCGCATGGTACAACCGCGGCTATGTGCTCAGTATACTGGGACGTCATGAAGAAGCCATTGAAAGCTATGATACCGCACTACGTCATAAAGGGGATTACGCCGGCGCATGGTGCAACCGTGGCAATGTGCTCAGTATACTGGGACGTCATCAAGAAGCCTTTGAAAGCTATGATGCCGCACTACGTCATAAAGGGGATTTAGCCGAAGCATGGTGCAACCGCGGCATTGTGCTCAGTAAACTGGGACGTCATGAAGAAGCCATTGAAAGCTATGATGCCGCACTACGTCATAAAGGGGATTTTGCCGAAGCATGGGGCAACCGTGGCAATGCGCTCAGAGAACTAGGACGTCATGACGAAGCCGTCAAAAGCTATGATACCGCGCTATGCCATAGACCGGATTACGCCATCGCATGGGCCAACCGCGGCGTTGCGCTCAGCAAACTGGGACGTCATCAAGAGGCAATGTATAGTTTTCAGAAAAGTCTTGAAGTTGCCCCAGCCGATTGGCTGTACCAAGAAAATGTCAAAAAGGAAATTGAGATTGTCAGAAAGAAATTGGGCAACATCTGA
- a CDS encoding transcriptional regulator, with the protein MTNKTIADIPRGIKRQKTLLKRGLHPQGISRLIDKKLLVSVGRGVYMTPQTAITENHDLAIANARIPHGTVCLLSALNFHGMTTQIPREVWIAIENRAASPRFSTPPLRIIRLTDPSLNSGIEKHIIEGVDVRIYCPAKTVADCFKFRNKIGLDVAMEALKDYLRLKKGTVDELWHFAKINRVARVIQPYLEASV; encoded by the coding sequence ATGACAAACAAAACTATTGCTGACATTCCACGAGGAATCAAACGGCAAAAGACTCTACTCAAAAGAGGACTGCACCCTCAAGGGATTAGTCGACTTATCGATAAGAAGCTACTGGTCTCCGTTGGCAGAGGCGTTTATATGACTCCTCAAACCGCCATCACCGAGAATCACGATCTTGCCATTGCCAATGCTCGAATACCTCATGGTACGGTCTGCCTGCTATCCGCGCTGAATTTTCACGGCATGACCACTCAGATCCCCAGAGAAGTCTGGATTGCCATTGAAAATAGGGCAGCGTCCCCGCGGTTCAGCACGCCTCCTCTGAGAATAATACGACTAACCGACCCAAGTCTCAATTCAGGCATCGAGAAACATATTATCGAGGGTGTTGATGTAAGAATATACTGCCCCGCCAAAACAGTAGCCGACTGCTTCAAATTCCGAAACAAGATCGGACTCGACGTCGCGATGGAGGCGCTAAAGGACTACCTGCGACTGAAAAAGGGGACGGTGGATGAACTGTGGCATTTCGCCAAGATTAATCGAGTGGCCAGAGTGATTCAGCCTTATCTGGAGGCATCAGTTTGA
- a CDS encoding nucleotidyl transferase AbiEii/AbiGii toxin family protein, which translates to MISADAIRTIAANKSIPPGVIEKDYVLSKTLMALAGIPEFRESLVFKGGTALKKCYYSNWRYSEDLDFTARDKLVPSQIQNIFQRAVEGVNSTFGVPLRVSEFSRYPKDSEDIVSAQLKLTYDGPLRQSSGQKNNIRVDIALDEEISLSTPEREIAKEYSDDLTANIPVYALEEIVAEKLRSILQWGKSRDYYDVWILLRDETGAFERKKTRDLLITKCHFKEILEPQIEDFFIDEQLVETERYWKRGLAHQIADLPTFEVVTRELRALIKQLLST; encoded by the coding sequence ATGATTAGCGCCGACGCCATACGCACGATCGCCGCCAATAAGTCGATTCCACCGGGTGTTATAGAAAAGGACTATGTCCTGTCAAAAACGCTCATGGCACTCGCAGGAATTCCTGAGTTTCGGGAATCATTAGTCTTCAAGGGTGGCACGGCTCTCAAAAAGTGTTATTATTCCAATTGGCGATATTCAGAGGATTTGGATTTCACTGCCCGGGATAAACTCGTTCCTTCCCAGATTCAAAATATCTTTCAACGGGCGGTTGAAGGCGTGAACAGCACTTTTGGCGTACCGCTTCGAGTCAGTGAATTTTCCCGATATCCGAAGGACTCCGAGGACATCGTATCCGCACAATTGAAACTGACGTATGACGGACCGCTACGGCAGTCGAGTGGACAGAAGAATAACATTCGAGTTGATATTGCATTAGATGAGGAAATATCACTCTCAACACCAGAACGTGAGATCGCTAAAGAGTATTCTGATGATCTTACCGCAAACATTCCAGTCTATGCGCTCGAAGAAATTGTGGCCGAAAAGCTCCGTAGTATTTTACAGTGGGGCAAGAGCCGGGACTACTACGATGTCTGGATATTGCTAAGGGATGAAACTGGTGCCTTTGAACGGAAAAAGACCAGAGATCTACTCATAACAAAATGTCATTTCAAGGAGATTCTTGAACCGCAAATTGAAGATTTCTTCATCGATGAGCAGTTGGTAGAAACAGAGCGATATTGGAAAAGGGGACTGGCACATCAGATTGCGGATCTTCCGACATTTGAAGTAGTGACCCGCGAACTTCGAGCGCTGATCAAGCAGCTATTGTCAACTTAG
- a CDS encoding zinc-binding dehydrogenase, with amino-acid sequence MIDYTKDDFTDNGTKYDIILDAVAKRTFFSCRRSITETGIYITENPLKPKYQLVQLLLSRIIGDKRAKAHLAKPNDKDLYFIRELIEEEKIKPIIEKCYPLDQIVGAHRHVEDGHTKGKVVIEIQKG; translated from the coding sequence GTGATCGACTACACAAAAGATGATTTCACCGATAACGGCACAAAATACGATATCATTTTGGATGCTGTTGCTAAACGGACTTTTTTCAGCTGTAGGCGTTCTATAACCGAAACTGGAATTTACATTACAGAAAATCCACTAAAACCAAAATACCAATTAGTTCAATTACTTCTTAGTCGGATAATTGGCGACAAAAGAGCAAAAGCACATCTCGCAAAACCAAACGATAAAGATCTATACTTTATACGAGAACTTATTGAGGAAGAGAAAATAAAACCAATCATTGAAAAGTGCTATCCTTTGGATCAGATTGTAGGGGCACATCGACATGTCGAAGATGGGCATACAAAGGGTAAAGTCGTTATTGAAATCCAAAAGGGGTGA
- the rfaD gene encoding ADP-glyceromanno-heptose 6-epimerase, producing the protein MSFQASFIVTGGAGFIGSNIVKALNNRGHSSISIVDHLNHPGKQQNLDRLTYQTFYDKTTFRSMLRDGRVPKVSCVFHLGACSSTFETNESYLADNNFQYSVDLCEWSLKTSARFVYASSAATYGDGANGYVDDESITSTFNPLNAYGRSKQMFDMWAIKSGVIARIAGLKYFNVYGPGEDHKQAMRSLVNKAYAQVKSQGVISLFRSHHPDYRDGEQGRDFVYVNDAVAETLFFFDHPEISGLYNCGSGLTRTWLDLARALFAALEKEPKIEFVDIPENIRANYQYHTQADLTKLRRAGYATPFLSVEEGVRRYVAEHLSQSENGCKITPFGFQ; encoded by the coding sequence GTGAGTTTCCAAGCTTCATTCATCGTCACCGGCGGGGCCGGATTCATCGGAAGCAATATAGTGAAGGCGCTCAATAATCGCGGCCACAGTAGTATCAGCATCGTCGATCATCTGAATCACCCCGGCAAGCAGCAGAATCTCGATCGCCTCACCTATCAGACATTCTACGACAAGACCACCTTCCGTTCGATGCTCCGAGACGGGCGAGTACCCAAAGTTAGCTGTGTCTTCCATCTGGGGGCGTGCAGTTCGACATTTGAGACTAATGAGTCGTATCTGGCCGATAATAATTTTCAATACAGCGTCGACCTGTGTGAATGGTCGCTTAAAACCAGCGCGCGGTTTGTCTATGCCTCCAGCGCCGCCACGTATGGCGACGGGGCCAATGGGTATGTCGATGACGAATCCATAACCTCAACTTTCAATCCATTGAATGCGTATGGTCGCTCCAAGCAGATGTTCGATATGTGGGCAATCAAGAGCGGCGTGATTGCTAGAATTGCGGGGCTGAAATATTTCAATGTGTATGGCCCGGGGGAAGATCACAAGCAAGCGATGCGGTCACTTGTCAACAAGGCGTACGCGCAGGTGAAGTCGCAAGGGGTCATCAGTCTCTTCAGGTCACATCACCCGGACTACCGCGATGGCGAGCAGGGGAGGGATTTTGTCTATGTGAATGACGCCGTCGCTGAAACGCTTTTCTTTTTCGACCATCCCGAAATCTCGGGTCTTTATAACTGTGGCAGTGGCCTGACCCGTACCTGGCTTGATCTGGCCAGAGCGCTATTCGCGGCGCTGGAAAAAGAGCCGAAAATTGAGTTTGTCGACATTCCGGAAAATATCAGGGCCAACTACCAGTACCACACGCAGGCGGACCTGACCAAACTTCGCCGCGCCGGGTATGCCACTCCGTTTCTATCCGTTGAAGAAGGGGTGCGGCGGTACGTGGCGGAGCATCTGAGCCAGTCCGAGAATGGATGCAAAATCACCCCTTTTGGATTTCAATAA
- a CDS encoding helix-turn-helix domain-containing protein — protein sequence MEALLSPNQMAERLGVRLSTIYQWTHTRFIPHIKLGRLVRFREGEILKCLTKKSLPGKSISVLKTRYLSF from the coding sequence ATGGAAGCACTTCTTTCCCCCAACCAAATGGCTGAGAGGCTGGGTGTGAGGCTCTCGACAATCTATCAGTGGACTCATACCAGGTTCATTCCGCACATCAAATTGGGAAGGCTTGTAAGGTTTAGGGAAGGGGAGATTCTGAAATGTCTCACGAAAAAATCACTTCCGGGCAAGTCAATCTCGGTATTGAAAACGCGATACCTTTCTTTCTAA